The following are encoded together in the Heterodontus francisci isolate sHetFra1 chromosome 41, sHetFra1.hap1, whole genome shotgun sequence genome:
- the LOC137353399 gene encoding calumenin-like isoform X3 — protein MKSLILLGVLAVCASVAFCKPTSEKKDRVHHSVDLGERDHEDQKGYQFDHEAFLGKENAKTFDQLTPEESKERLGKIVDRIDHDKDGLVTAEELTSWIKRAQNRYIDENVKKNWKDYDTNQDGKVAWDEYKNATYGYYMDEEFQNMEDKDAYKKMFKRDERRFKMADRDGDLIATREEFTAFLHPEEFDYMKSIVVTETIEDIDKDGDGMVDLKEYIGDMYTPEEGEPEPEWVKNEKEQFREFRDINKDGKMDHSEIERWILPEDYDHAESEAKHLIHESDKNEDGKLSKEEFLEKYHRFVGSAMTDFGEMMVTHDEF, from the exons ATGAAGTCGCTGATCCTCCTTGGGGTGCTGGCTGTCTGCGCCTCTGTGGCGTTTTGCAAACCCACTTCCGAGAAGAAAGACCGGGTGCATCACTCCGTGGACCTGGGCGAGCGGGATCACGAGGATCAGAAAGGCTACCAGTTCGATCACGAGGCCTTCCTGGGGAAAGAAAATGCCAAGACATTTGACCAACTCACTCCAGAGGAGAGCAAAGAGAGACTGGG GAAAATCGTCGACCGGATTGATCATGACAAGGATGGCCTGGTCACCGCTGAGGAGCTGACCTCCTGGATCAAACGTGCACAGAACAGATACATCGATGAGAACGTCAAAAAGAACTGGAAGGATTACGATACTAATCAGGATGGGAAGGTGGCATGGGATGAGTACAAGAATGCTACGTACGGGTATTACATGG ATGAGGAATTCCAGAACATGGAGGATAAAGATGCCTACAAGAAGATGTTTAAGCGAGATGAGCGTAGATTCAAGATGGCGGACAGAGATGGTGACCTGATTGCCACGCGAGAGGAGTTCACCGCTTTCCTTCACCCCGAGGAGTTTGATTATATGAAGAGCATCGTTGTCACG gaaaccattgaagacattgaCAAGGATGGTGATGGCATGGTTGATCTGAAAGAATACATTG GTGACATGTACACTCCCGAAGAAGGTGAGCCAGAACCCGAATGGGTGAAGAATGAGAAGGAGCAGTTCAGAGAGTTCCGCGACATAAACAAGGACGGGAAAATGGACCACAGCGAGATTGAGCGTTGGATCCTTCCTGAAGATTACGATCATGCAGAGTCGGAGGCCAAGCATCTGATCCACGAGTCTGATAAAAACGAG GATGGCAAACTTTCGAAAGAAGAATTCTTGGAGAAGTACCACAGATTCGTAGGGAGTGCTATGACAGATTTCGGAGAGATGATGGTCACACACGATGAGTTTTAG
- the LOC137353399 gene encoding reticulocalbin-1-like isoform X2 gives MKSLILLGVLAVCASVAFCKPTSEKKDRVHHSVDLGERDHEDQKGYQFDHEAFLGKENAKTFDQLTPEESKERLGKIVDKVDSDSDGLVTSTELRNWMKRVRRRWLTENVGKQMDMYDANKDGNVGWDEYKQRLYGHLLDEEFQNMEDKDAYKKMFKRDERRFKMADRDGDLIATREEFTAFLHPEEFDYMKSIVVTETIEDIDKDGDGMVDLKEYIGDMYTPEEGEPEPEWVKNEKEQFREFRDINKDGKMDHSEIERWILPEDYDHAESEAKHLIHESDKNEDNKLTKQEILDNWNMFVGSQVTNYGEDLTRKHDEL, from the exons ATGAAGTCGCTGATCCTCCTTGGGGTGCTGGCTGTCTGCGCCTCTGTGGCGTTTTGCAAACCCACTTCCGAGAAGAAAGACCGGGTGCATCACTCCGTGGACCTGGGCGAGCGGGATCACGAGGATCAGAAAGGCTACCAGTTCGATCACGAGGCCTTCCTGGGGAAAGAAAATGCCAAGACATTTGACCAACTCACTCCAGAGGAGAGCAAAGAGAGACTGGG AAAAATTGTAGATAAAGTGGACAGCGACTCAGATGGCTTGGTAACCAGCACCGAGCTGCGCAATTGGATGAAGCGAGTTCGGAGGCGCTGGTTGACGGAGAACGTGGGCAAACAGATGGACATGTACGATGCCAACAAAGACGGCAATGTTGGCTGGGACGAGTACAAACAGCGGCTCTACGGCCATCTCTTAG ATGAGGAATTCCAGAACATGGAGGATAAAGATGCCTACAAGAAGATGTTTAAGCGAGATGAGCGTAGATTCAAGATGGCGGACAGAGATGGTGACCTGATTGCCACGCGAGAGGAGTTCACCGCTTTCCTTCACCCCGAGGAGTTTGATTATATGAAGAGCATCGTTGTCACG gaaaccattgaagacattgaCAAGGATGGTGATGGCATGGTTGATCTGAAAGAATACATTG GTGACATGTACACTCCCGAAGAAGGTGAGCCAGAACCCGAATGGGTGAAGAATGAGAAGGAGCAGTTCAGAGAGTTCCGCGACATAAACAAGGACGGGAAAATGGACCACAGCGAGATTGAGCGTTGGATCCTTCCTGAAGATTACGATCATGCAGAGTCGGAGGCCAAGCATCTGATCCACGAGTCTGATAAAAACGAG gacaaTAAACTGACAAAGCAGGAGATTTTAGACAACTGGAATATGTTTGTTGGCAGCCAAGTGACCAATTATGGGGAGGATCTGACACGGAAACACGACGAGCTCTGA
- the LOC137353399 gene encoding reticulocalbin-1-like isoform X1, whose protein sequence is MKSLILLGVLAVCASVAFCKPTSEKKDRVHHSVDLGERDHEDQKGYQFDHEAFLGKENAKTFDQLTPEESKERLGKIVDRIDHDKDGLVTAEELTSWIKRAQNRYIDENVKKNWKDYDTNQDGKVAWDEYKNATYGYYMDEEFQNMEDKDAYKKMFKRDERRFKMADRDGDLIATREEFTAFLHPEEFDYMKSIVVTETIEDIDKDGDGMVDLKEYIGDMYTPEEGEPEPEWVKNEKEQFREFRDINKDGKMDHSEIERWILPEDYDHAESEAKHLIHESDKNEDNKLTKQEILDNWNMFVGSQVTNYGEDLTRKHDEL, encoded by the exons ATGAAGTCGCTGATCCTCCTTGGGGTGCTGGCTGTCTGCGCCTCTGTGGCGTTTTGCAAACCCACTTCCGAGAAGAAAGACCGGGTGCATCACTCCGTGGACCTGGGCGAGCGGGATCACGAGGATCAGAAAGGCTACCAGTTCGATCACGAGGCCTTCCTGGGGAAAGAAAATGCCAAGACATTTGACCAACTCACTCCAGAGGAGAGCAAAGAGAGACTGGG GAAAATCGTCGACCGGATTGATCATGACAAGGATGGCCTGGTCACCGCTGAGGAGCTGACCTCCTGGATCAAACGTGCACAGAACAGATACATCGATGAGAACGTCAAAAAGAACTGGAAGGATTACGATACTAATCAGGATGGGAAGGTGGCATGGGATGAGTACAAGAATGCTACGTACGGGTATTACATGG ATGAGGAATTCCAGAACATGGAGGATAAAGATGCCTACAAGAAGATGTTTAAGCGAGATGAGCGTAGATTCAAGATGGCGGACAGAGATGGTGACCTGATTGCCACGCGAGAGGAGTTCACCGCTTTCCTTCACCCCGAGGAGTTTGATTATATGAAGAGCATCGTTGTCACG gaaaccattgaagacattgaCAAGGATGGTGATGGCATGGTTGATCTGAAAGAATACATTG GTGACATGTACACTCCCGAAGAAGGTGAGCCAGAACCCGAATGGGTGAAGAATGAGAAGGAGCAGTTCAGAGAGTTCCGCGACATAAACAAGGACGGGAAAATGGACCACAGCGAGATTGAGCGTTGGATCCTTCCTGAAGATTACGATCATGCAGAGTCGGAGGCCAAGCATCTGATCCACGAGTCTGATAAAAACGAG gacaaTAAACTGACAAAGCAGGAGATTTTAGACAACTGGAATATGTTTGTTGGCAGCCAAGTGACCAATTATGGGGAGGATCTGACACGGAAACACGACGAGCTCTGA